From Candidatus Sphingomonas colombiensis, one genomic window encodes:
- a CDS encoding TonB-dependent receptor, with amino-acid sequence MKLRLDIMRSCALAVLASGICAVSASPVLAQEAGGTAGGAATDLTDIVVTGSRIARPDLENASPVSVISAADIQLRQPATAEELLRDMPALRPNIGPGVNNGSDGSATLELRGIGAQRTLVLLDGRRLVPFGLDGLTDTNNIPVALIERVDTLTGGASSTYGADAVAGVVNFITKRDFKGITASTSYRVSEKGDATRFKGDITVGASFDDNRGNVVLSVGYTKADPLATTARSIGAYPISSATGTFSGAAAAQVTIFGLPSTSALGVGKSDFGAVVNPTTGLLQAAVASDTYNTNIGTYFQTPLDRINVYASSRYEIGSGVEFYSTAMFTRNVVRLQLASSGTFSNTYQLALNNPYIPTGILNQLCGAYSISAADCATAAAVKGGPGTTGYREIAVQPQRRITEMGPRGNNIESQMFQVVGGFRGSITDSLRYDVSAQYGETTQNQTREHWGSFSKVQQALRSYKNAAGQLVCADTSNGCVPLNLFGPNGSITPDQVAFIDLNALINRKVQQTVVTGSITGDLFTVPFADHKIGFAVGGEYRKITARTQPDNPSQIQGEVLGTGARTPADVGAYSVKEVFAEIKAPLVENKPFFYRLTAEAGIRYSDYTTTGGSTTWKAGGTWEPYQGFKFRGTYTVAVRSPNIQELYQSPVQSLGNLTQDFCQGTLPVGNPKLTALCVATGAPAAAIGSIAKPTSNQINTTTSGNRDLNVERARTYTLGAAITPSFLPGFSLTADYFHIRIRDAITQPAQADILNGCYSTALNPSLTYNSFCQLIKRNPLTGSLNGAGETPGVILTYSNLGVIETAGWDFGISQRARMDDLGINVPGNLTINFNATLLDYYHFQANPNSINRDCTGYYSSGGCTNPRAKWRWNSRVGYGTDKFDVSLIWSHVSRVSLEPSLPARLPGNVPQPGGPAIGSIKEAFTHIPAYDYFDLAGRVSPTDNVELTLTVNNLFNKQPPLVGNGVGGTTYNGGNTFPTIYDVIGRSFTIGARLKF; translated from the coding sequence ATGAAACTACGACTAGACATTATGCGATCGTGCGCGCTTGCCGTTTTGGCATCGGGCATCTGCGCGGTTTCCGCGTCGCCTGTGTTGGCGCAAGAGGCTGGAGGCACCGCGGGGGGCGCGGCGACTGACCTGACCGATATCGTCGTCACCGGATCACGCATCGCTCGCCCGGACCTGGAAAATGCCAGCCCGGTGAGTGTGATCTCCGCGGCCGATATCCAGCTTCGCCAACCGGCTACCGCTGAAGAACTGCTGCGCGATATGCCGGCGCTGCGTCCGAACATCGGCCCGGGCGTCAATAACGGCTCGGACGGTTCGGCCACGCTGGAACTGCGCGGCATCGGTGCCCAGCGCACCCTCGTGCTGCTCGATGGCCGCCGTCTCGTGCCGTTCGGTCTCGATGGCCTGACTGACACCAACAACATCCCGGTCGCGCTGATCGAGCGTGTCGACACCCTGACGGGTGGCGCATCCTCGACCTATGGCGCGGACGCGGTTGCCGGCGTCGTCAACTTCATCACGAAGCGCGATTTCAAGGGCATCACCGCCTCCACCAGCTATCGCGTTTCCGAGAAGGGCGATGCGACCCGCTTCAAGGGTGACATCACCGTCGGCGCGTCGTTTGACGACAATCGCGGCAACGTGGTGCTGAGCGTCGGCTATACCAAGGCCGATCCGCTGGCGACCACTGCACGCAGCATCGGTGCCTATCCGATCAGTTCGGCCACCGGGACTTTCTCTGGCGCCGCAGCGGCGCAGGTAACGATCTTCGGCCTGCCGAGCACCTCAGCGCTTGGGGTGGGCAAAAGTGATTTTGGCGCAGTGGTGAATCCCACGACTGGTCTGCTCCAGGCGGCTGTGGCTTCCGACACGTATAACACGAACATCGGCACCTATTTCCAGACGCCGTTGGATCGTATCAACGTTTATGCGTCCAGCCGCTATGAAATCGGCAGCGGCGTCGAATTCTATTCGACCGCGATGTTTACCCGCAACGTTGTCCGACTCCAGCTCGCGTCGTCGGGCACGTTCAGCAATACTTACCAGCTGGCGCTTAATAACCCATACATTCCTACGGGTATTCTGAATCAGCTCTGCGGCGCATATAGCATCTCCGCTGCCGATTGTGCGACAGCCGCTGCGGTAAAGGGCGGCCCAGGCACCACTGGTTATCGCGAAATTGCGGTTCAGCCTCAGCGTCGTATCACCGAAATGGGGCCGCGCGGCAACAACATCGAATCACAGATGTTCCAGGTTGTCGGTGGCTTCCGCGGCTCGATCACCGATTCGCTGCGCTATGACGTTTCCGCGCAATATGGTGAGACGACGCAGAACCAGACGCGCGAGCATTGGGGTTCGTTCAGCAAGGTCCAGCAGGCACTGCGTTCGTACAAGAACGCCGCCGGCCAGCTGGTCTGCGCCGATACGAGCAACGGCTGCGTTCCGCTCAACCTGTTCGGCCCGAATGGCAGCATTACGCCGGATCAGGTGGCGTTCATCGATCTGAACGCGCTGATCAACCGCAAGGTGCAGCAGACGGTCGTCACCGGCAGCATCACCGGCGATCTGTTCACCGTTCCGTTCGCCGATCACAAGATCGGCTTCGCGGTTGGCGGCGAATATCGCAAGATCACCGCGCGTACCCAGCCGGACAACCCGTCGCAGATCCAGGGCGAAGTCCTTGGCACCGGCGCACGTACTCCGGCAGATGTCGGCGCATACAGCGTTAAGGAAGTGTTCGCCGAAATCAAGGCGCCGCTGGTGGAAAACAAGCCGTTCTTCTACCGCCTGACGGCCGAAGCGGGCATCCGCTATTCGGATTACACCACGACGGGCGGCAGCACGACGTGGAAGGCTGGCGGCACCTGGGAACCCTATCAGGGCTTCAAGTTCCGCGGCACCTACACGGTCGCGGTGCGCTCGCCGAACATCCAGGAACTGTATCAGTCGCCGGTGCAGAGCCTGGGCAACCTGACCCAGGATTTCTGTCAGGGTACACTTCCGGTCGGGAATCCGAAATTGACCGCGTTGTGCGTTGCGACCGGTGCTCCGGCTGCGGCAATCGGATCGATTGCCAAGCCGACATCGAACCAGATCAACACCACGACTTCGGGCAACCGCGACCTCAACGTGGAGCGAGCACGCACCTATACGCTGGGTGCGGCGATCACGCCGTCGTTCCTGCCGGGCTTCTCGCTGACCGCGGATTATTTCCACATCCGCATCCGTGACGCGATCACCCAGCCGGCGCAGGCCGACATTCTGAACGGCTGCTACTCGACGGCACTCAATCCGTCGCTGACGTACAATTCGTTCTGTCAGCTCATCAAGCGTAACCCGCTGACGGGCAGCTTGAACGGGGCGGGCGAAACGCCCGGCGTGATCCTCACCTATTCCAACCTCGGTGTGATCGAAACCGCAGGATGGGATTTCGGCATCTCGCAGCGCGCGCGGATGGACGATCTTGGTATCAACGTGCCGGGTAATCTGACGATCAACTTCAACGCGACGTTGCTCGACTATTACCACTTCCAGGCCAACCCGAACTCGATCAACCGCGACTGCACGGGCTACTACAGCTCCGGTGGCTGCACCAATCCGCGCGCGAAGTGGCGTTGGAACAGCCGTGTTGGTTACGGCACCGACAAGTTCGATGTCTCGCTGATCTGGTCGCATGTCAGCCGCGTGTCGCTCGAGCCGTCTCTTCCGGCGCGTCTGCCGGGCAATGTCCCGCAGCCGGGTGGTCCGGCGATCGGCTCGATCAAGGAGGCGTTTACCCACATCCCGGCGTACGACTATTTCGATCTGGCCGGGCGCGTGAGCCCGACCGACAACGTGGAGCTGACGCTGACGGTCAACAACCTGTTCAACAAGCAGCCGCCGCTCGTCGGCAACGGCGTTGGCGGGACGACCTACAACGGCGGCAACACCTTCCCGACCATCTATGATGTGATCGGGCGGTCGTTCACCATCGGTGCGCGTCTGAAGTTCTGA
- a CDS encoding polyketide cyclase codes for MLPARTFSVSINHEWQALYERIWRPEFFPKWASGLAQSNLRQEHEIWLADGPEGPIRIRFTPHNTFGVMDHWVEIGDGTEVHVPLRIVANGDGAEVMLTLFRQPDMDDEKFAADARWVNRDLKTLKALVRR; via the coding sequence ATGCTGCCCGCGCGTACTTTCAGCGTTTCGATCAACCACGAATGGCAGGCTTTATATGAGCGGATCTGGCGTCCGGAATTCTTCCCGAAATGGGCCTCCGGACTGGCGCAATCGAACCTGCGGCAGGAACATGAGATTTGGCTGGCGGACGGTCCGGAAGGCCCGATCCGGATCCGGTTCACGCCGCACAATACCTTTGGCGTAATGGATCATTGGGTAGAGATTGGCGATGGAACGGAGGTTCACGTGCCGCTGCGCATCGTGGCCAATGGCGATGGCGCGGAGGTGATGCTGACGCTGTTCCGGCAGCCGGACATGGACGATGAAAAGTTCGCGGCCGATGCCCGATGGGTCAACCGCGATCTCAAGACATTGAAGGCGTTGGTGAGGCGCTAG
- a CDS encoding TIM44-like domain-containing protein yields MKKKSARVMAMTMVALSLSSVVATAADARRGGSFGSRGSRTYAAPRQTDSSPRYVPPVERSMAPRSPTQASPGYNPAASQNQAVRPGGSRFGGFGGGLLGGLIAGGLIGHFFGGGWGQGGGGLFAALIQIALIGGLLWLVIGFFRRRRQSQVAPAMVGNVSGFSPSPSPAHPWGGVAPQPQFQSQPMAEQGVDLAITGADQQDFERLLVEVQDAFGREDYARLRQLTTPEIMSYLSEELSQNATHGLRNDVTDTRLIDGEVSEAWSEAGTDYATIAMRYESRDVMRDRGTGALAEGARDGISETLEYWTFVRGVDGVWKLTAIQEA; encoded by the coding sequence GTGAAGAAGAAGTCGGCCCGCGTTATGGCTATGACCATGGTGGCGTTGAGCCTGTCGAGCGTTGTCGCCACGGCGGCTGACGCGCGACGGGGCGGCAGCTTCGGCAGTCGCGGTTCGCGGACCTATGCCGCGCCACGCCAGACGGACAGCTCGCCACGCTATGTGCCGCCGGTCGAGCGCTCCATGGCGCCGCGCTCGCCGACGCAGGCGAGCCCCGGTTACAATCCGGCCGCCAGCCAGAATCAGGCCGTTCGCCCAGGAGGCAGTCGTTTCGGCGGCTTCGGCGGCGGGCTGCTCGGCGGCCTCATTGCGGGGGGATTGATCGGTCATTTCTTCGGCGGCGGCTGGGGGCAGGGCGGTGGCGGGCTGTTCGCAGCGCTGATCCAGATCGCGCTGATCGGCGGCTTGCTGTGGCTGGTGATCGGCTTTTTCCGGCGTCGGCGGCAATCGCAGGTCGCGCCGGCGATGGTCGGGAACGTCAGCGGGTTCAGCCCGTCGCCATCGCCAGCGCACCCATGGGGCGGCGTCGCGCCGCAGCCCCAGTTCCAGTCCCAGCCAATGGCGGAGCAGGGCGTGGATCTCGCGATCACGGGGGCTGACCAACAGGATTTCGAGCGGCTGCTCGTCGAAGTGCAGGATGCTTTCGGGCGTGAGGATTATGCGCGGCTGCGCCAGCTCACTACGCCGGAGATCATGTCCTATCTCTCCGAGGAATTGAGCCAGAACGCGACGCACGGGCTGCGTAACGACGTGACCGACACACGCCTGATCGACGGCGAGGTTTCCGAAGCCTGGAGCGAGGCGGGGACGGATTACGCGACAATCGCGATGCGCTACGAAAGCCGCGATGTGATGCGCGATCGCGGCACCGGCGCACTCGCCGAAGGCGCGCGGGATGGCATCAGCGAAACGCTGGAATATTGGACCTTCGTGCGCGGGGTGGACGGCGTCTGGAAATTGACGGCGATTCAGGAGGCCTGA
- a CDS encoding MFS transporter: MSRRSIAIAALSTIVEWYDFTLYLYFATVLSRTFFGGGSAALGEVLAGFAVAYLMRPLGAIVFGHIGDRHGRRLTMLLSMAMMTAAMLATALLPTYAQIGPLAGALLLLLRCFMAFSVGGEYTGVVAYLLEGAPPERRGFVTSLASAASEVGGLLAVGLSALTVASMDRASLDLWGWRIPFLIGAGLAALILLARSTLEESPDFIRQRVAASIPRRPLLLSLRQHRPAIARGFAISALGSITYYVGITYVPSFMTSVSAMSEAEALWLSTMAAAVVILVTPFVGLLADRLGRKPLLLTLALAGVILPILTFFLMAQGIFWMALLGAIVLAALGGAVSAVGAVATAEQFPGEGRLSGLAFGATTATALFGGLTPYLAHLLIGRTGSPLVPGIMIAVVALCVLPVLRGLPEVARAVEGAR; the protein is encoded by the coding sequence ATGTCCAGGCGATCGATCGCGATCGCCGCGCTGTCGACCATCGTCGAATGGTATGATTTCACGCTCTATCTCTATTTCGCGACGGTTCTGTCGCGGACCTTCTTCGGCGGCGGAAGTGCGGCGCTGGGCGAAGTGCTGGCGGGGTTTGCGGTCGCCTATCTGATGCGCCCGCTCGGCGCGATCGTCTTCGGTCATATCGGGGATCGTCACGGCCGCAGGCTGACGATGCTGTTGTCGATGGCGATGATGACGGCCGCGATGCTCGCGACGGCGTTGTTGCCCACTTATGCGCAGATCGGTCCATTGGCCGGCGCGCTGCTGCTCCTGCTGCGCTGTTTCATGGCGTTCTCGGTTGGCGGCGAATATACGGGCGTGGTCGCCTATTTGCTGGAGGGGGCGCCGCCGGAACGACGCGGCTTCGTCACGTCGCTGGCATCGGCGGCGAGCGAGGTCGGTGGATTGCTGGCGGTCGGCCTTTCCGCGCTAACCGTCGCGTCAATGGACCGGGCAAGCCTTGATCTATGGGGCTGGCGCATCCCGTTCCTGATCGGCGCGGGGCTGGCCGCCCTGATCCTGCTGGCGCGCTCGACGCTTGAGGAATCGCCGGATTTCATCAGGCAACGCGTCGCCGCCAGCATACCCCGGCGGCCGCTGCTGCTCAGTCTGCGACAGCATCGCCCCGCGATCGCCCGCGGCTTCGCGATATCGGCGCTGGGATCGATCACTTATTATGTCGGGATCACCTATGTTCCGAGCTTCATGACCAGCGTCAGCGCAATGAGCGAAGCGGAGGCGCTGTGGCTTTCCACGATGGCGGCGGCGGTGGTGATCCTCGTCACGCCCTTTGTTGGCCTCCTCGCGGACCGGTTGGGGCGAAAGCCGTTGTTGCTGACGCTCGCGCTTGCCGGCGTCATCCTGCCGATCCTCACCTTCTTCCTGATGGCGCAGGGAATATTCTGGATGGCGCTGCTCGGCGCGATCGTGCTCGCCGCGCTGGGCGGCGCGGTCAGCGCCGTCGGGGCCGTCGCGACTGCTGAGCAGTTTCCGGGGGAGGGGCGGCTAAGCGGCCTTGCCTTTGGCGCGACCACCGCCACCGCGTTGTTCGGTGGTCTCACGCCCTATCTCGCGCATCTGCTGATCGGGCGCACCGGCTCTCCGCTGGTGCCGGGCATCATGATCGCGGTTGTGGCGCTTTGTGTGCTGCCGGTCTTGCGCGGACTGCCCGAGGTCGCGCGTGCGGTTGAGGGGGCACGCTGA
- a CDS encoding FUSC family protein has product MTFVSAIAPLAIPPRAIIADRVTLPTSAIRSRIAAQARALVTPGPRLLDEVECILSVLLAILFAHLLGARNVSWAAFSGYMVMRSHLSESLTRGALRIVGTGLGAAIALIVIPIAARSTPLASIAAALIGGASLYGALTGKRAYAWLFVGLTFEMILLDSIEHPGRILNEFAETRLLEVVAGTAACLIVNLISQVSARRRWPAGTSPAPQLPGGWHPHAARHAGQAALALALLPWLWSWARIPELAQSAVTIMAVMLVPISSMGAGGFATVSRRIIHRIAGCLAGAMLAGAVLLIAQGNPSVLIAGTMLGVLLGRHIENGKTGLAYIGTQFTLAILVTLVPDSYADAAMAPAWDRLVGILIGMALLEPVLFAWHLLRPGARGHAATSTGSLDA; this is encoded by the coding sequence ATGACGTTCGTGTCGGCAATCGCGCCATTGGCCATCCCGCCACGGGCCATTATTGCCGATCGGGTGACATTGCCGACCTCCGCCATTCGGTCTCGCATCGCCGCGCAGGCGCGTGCTCTGGTGACGCCGGGGCCACGATTGCTGGACGAGGTGGAGTGTATCCTCTCCGTCCTGCTTGCGATCCTGTTCGCGCATCTGCTGGGCGCGCGGAATGTGAGCTGGGCGGCGTTCTCCGGCTATATGGTGATGCGCAGCCATCTGTCGGAAAGCCTGACGCGGGGCGCGTTGCGCATCGTCGGCACCGGGCTCGGCGCGGCGATCGCGTTGATCGTGATCCCGATCGCGGCGCGCTCCACGCCGCTTGCCTCGATCGCCGCCGCATTGATCGGCGGCGCATCGCTCTATGGCGCGTTAACCGGCAAGCGCGCTTATGCGTGGCTGTTCGTCGGCCTGACGTTCGAGATGATCCTGCTCGACAGTATCGAGCACCCCGGACGGATCTTGAACGAGTTCGCCGAGACGCGGCTGCTGGAGGTGGTGGCTGGCACGGCCGCCTGCCTGATCGTCAATCTGATCTCACAAGTGAGCGCCCGGCGACGCTGGCCGGCGGGCACCAGCCCGGCGCCGCAATTGCCCGGCGGCTGGCATCCGCATGCCGCGCGCCATGCCGGTCAGGCGGCGCTGGCATTGGCGCTGCTCCCATGGCTGTGGAGCTGGGCGCGCATTCCCGAACTCGCCCAAAGCGCGGTGACCATCATGGCGGTGATGCTGGTGCCGATATCGAGCATGGGCGCGGGCGGCTTTGCGACGGTGAGCCGGCGTATCATCCATCGGATAGCCGGTTGTCTCGCCGGTGCGATGCTCGCCGGTGCGGTGCTGCTCATCGCGCAGGGAAACCCGTCGGTGCTGATCGCCGGGACGATGCTCGGGGTGCTGCTCGGCCGCCATATCGAGAATGGGAAGACCGGACTTGCCTATATCGGCACGCAATTCACGCTGGCGATTCTCGTGACGCTGGTGCCAGACAGTTATGCCGATGCCGCGATGGCGCCGGCATGGGATCGGCTGGTCGGCATCCTGATCGGCATGGCGCTGCTCGAGCCGGTGCTGTTCGCCTGGCACCTGTTGCGACCGGGTGCGCGCGGCCACGCCGCAACATCGACAGGCTCGCTCGACGCCTGA
- a CDS encoding zinc-dependent metalloprotease: MIRPFGLAILFVAAPLAAAAPAPTATIDAFRGSEARDGLLAVHVDKAGGRILLTLPAPAADGASARLLYTTALRTGLGSAPTFLDRGRVSEGRILAFRPIGKKVALQFENPRFRAAGARANRGDFGISTVWMGDIVERLPGGALVIDIAPFLAQDTLGIAKSLNQESSAIVAGEAQGAGKAFRLDDKRSAADPGSVKVFPDNIEIDAIQTFASDKPGDEVENIVPDPHNVSFTVHHSFVRLPGPGFVPRAFDPRIGGFSTQVVDFAAPLGTDAVRDLANRFRLEKVDPGAARSRVKKPIVFYLDRDTPEPIRSALLKGINWWGQAFDDAGYIDAFRGELLPEGADPMDVRYNIVNWVDRATRGWSYGQEIVDPRTGEIVKGMVVLGSLRARQDIQIFEGLVGAASMGDGSPNDPIRVALARLSQLGAHEVGHSLGFAHNFAASTQDRASVMDYPAPRIALVGGKPDLSDAYGTGVGKWDVATVGWLYGDDAKADARATAAVAAGLRYVPDDNARAPDTAQPWGALWDDGADPTVELTRLMQVRRAAIDRFGLANLGAGEPVANLRRRFVPVWLLHRYQVVAAAKSVGGVDFSYAVSGDGREAAMPVAAERQRAALSALLTTLAPDQLRVPPSLPPLLSAARNGSDNRQYDIELFATAGGPVFDPLIAADVAAEVTLNTLLAPSRLQRIVVQHAADPGALGLDELLDRLLTATLPAQTDTLQRRIAYRTIVTLAQVAHRPKTSPEVAGTINARLRRIAEQLAQRRGADADWAGDLARRLDDPRALEKLVAEQPRTSTIPPGDPIGGGEDDWMDVATLR, translated from the coding sequence TTGATCCGACCCTTTGGACTGGCGATTTTGTTCGTCGCAGCACCCCTTGCCGCCGCCGCGCCAGCTCCAACCGCCACAATCGATGCCTTCCGTGGCAGCGAGGCGCGTGACGGCCTGCTCGCGGTGCATGTCGACAAGGCCGGTGGCCGCATCCTGCTTACGCTTCCCGCTCCGGCTGCGGACGGCGCATCGGCGCGGCTCCTCTATACGACCGCGCTGCGCACCGGGCTCGGCTCGGCACCCACCTTCCTCGATCGCGGGCGCGTGAGCGAGGGGCGCATTCTCGCCTTCCGCCCGATCGGCAAGAAGGTTGCGCTCCAGTTCGAGAATCCGCGTTTTCGCGCTGCCGGCGCGCGTGCCAATCGCGGCGATTTCGGTATTTCGACCGTGTGGATGGGCGACATCGTGGAACGGCTGCCCGGCGGCGCGCTGGTGATCGACATCGCGCCCTTCCTCGCGCAGGACACGCTCGGCATCGCCAAGTCGCTCAATCAGGAAAGCAGCGCGATCGTCGCCGGCGAGGCGCAGGGCGCGGGCAAGGCGTTCCGCCTCGATGACAAGCGCAGCGCGGCCGATCCCGGCTCGGTCAAGGTCTTCCCCGACAATATCGAGATCGACGCGATCCAGACCTTCGCGTCCGACAAGCCGGGTGACGAGGTCGAGAATATCGTTCCCGATCCGCACAATGTCAGCTTCACCGTGCACCACAGCTTCGTGCGACTGCCCGGCCCGGGCTTTGTGCCGCGTGCCTTCGATCCACGGATCGGCGGCTTTTCAACGCAGGTGGTGGATTTCGCCGCGCCGCTCGGCACCGATGCAGTGCGCGATCTCGCCAACCGGTTCCGGCTCGAAAAGGTCGATCCCGGCGCGGCGCGTTCCCGCGTCAAGAAGCCGATCGTCTTCTATCTCGATCGCGACACGCCCGAGCCGATCCGCAGCGCGCTGCTGAAAGGCATCAACTGGTGGGGGCAGGCGTTCGACGACGCCGGTTATATCGATGCCTTCCGGGGCGAGCTGCTCCCAGAGGGCGCGGACCCGATGGATGTGCGCTACAATATCGTCAATTGGGTCGATCGCGCGACGCGCGGCTGGTCTTATGGGCAGGAAATCGTCGATCCCCGCACCGGAGAAATCGTCAAGGGCATGGTCGTGCTCGGCTCGCTGCGCGCACGGCAGGATATCCAGATATTCGAAGGGTTGGTCGGCGCTGCGTCGATGGGGGATGGCAGCCCGAACGATCCAATCCGCGTCGCGCTCGCCCGGCTAAGCCAATTGGGCGCGCATGAGGTTGGCCATTCGCTCGGCTTCGCGCACAATTTCGCCGCCAGCACGCAGGATCGCGCCTCGGTGATGGACTATCCCGCGCCGCGCATCGCGCTGGTCGGCGGCAAGCCCGATCTGTCCGACGCTTACGGCACGGGCGTGGGCAAATGGGATGTGGCCACGGTGGGCTGGCTCTATGGCGACGATGCAAAGGCCGATGCGCGCGCCACCGCTGCTGTCGCGGCCGGGCTGCGATACGTGCCCGATGACAACGCCCGCGCGCCCGATACCGCGCAGCCATGGGGCGCGTTGTGGGACGACGGCGCCGATCCGACCGTGGAACTCACCCGGCTGATGCAAGTGCGACGTGCGGCGATCGATCGTTTCGGGCTGGCGAACCTCGGCGCGGGCGAACCTGTCGCCAATCTGCGTCGGCGGTTCGTGCCGGTGTGGCTGTTGCACCGCTATCAGGTGGTTGCCGCCGCCAAGTCGGTCGGCGGGGTGGATTTCTCCTATGCCGTCTCCGGGGACGGGCGTGAGGCGGCGATGCCGGTCGCTGCCGAGCGCCAGCGCGCCGCGCTTTCCGCGCTGCTCACGACGCTCGCGCCCGATCAGTTGCGCGTGCCGCCGTCATTGCCGCCGCTGCTATCCGCGGCGCGCAACGGCAGCGACAATCGCCAATATGACATCGAGCTGTTCGCGACCGCCGGCGGCCCGGTGTTCGATCCGCTGATCGCGGCGGACGTCGCGGCTGAGGTGACGCTCAACACGCTGCTCGCGCCGAGCCGGCTGCAACGAATTGTCGTTCAGCATGCCGCCGATCCTGGCGCGCTCGGGCTGGATGAACTGCTCGACCGGCTGCTCACCGCGACGCTTCCCGCGCAAACCGATACGCTCCAGCGACGCATCGCCTATCGTACCATCGTCACGCTCGCGCAGGTCGCGCACCGGCCGAAGACCAGCCCCGAGGTCGCGGGCACGATCAACGCGCGGTTGCGGCGGATCGCCGAGCAACTCGCGCAGCGGCGCGGCGCGGACGCCGACTGGGCGGGCGATCTGGCGCGCCGCCTCGATGATCCGCGCGCGCTCGAGAAGCTCGTCGCCGAACAGCCGCGCACCAGCACGATCCCGCCCGGCGACCCGATCGGCGGCGGCGAAGACGATTGGATGGACGTCGCGACTCTGAGGTGA
- a CDS encoding cytochrome P450 has translation MNAPLKIDPLSPEFRRNSIAIYQQLLQTQPITALDGGRYLLCGYHDVKRALTDLEAFRRPIEASIARREPGSMSEAFARNNMIGLNPPDNTRYRRAMARAFAPRRVEQLMPAMQKSCDRLIDQMLEKGECDFIHDFALPLPVAIICQMLNIPLEDEHLFAGWSAAMLVGLELSADPNGLAAADKATADLYKYLEEIVAGRRKSPGDDLISTLIEAADAEKIRPEEVIWGSITLLVAGHETTTHLLGNGMLALIRNPDQLQLLRDTPTLAENAVEEFLRYDPSVYVLFRETSENVAFGTTNIPKGAFLILSLAAANRDPSVFADPDRLDITRDNAKQHLAFGAGFHLCLGQAVARLEGRIAFETLVRRVGTIELSGEPTPRDGLMFTGYHKMPVRLR, from the coding sequence CCCCTTAAGATCGATCCGCTGTCCCCGGAATTCCGGCGCAACAGCATCGCGATTTACCAACAGCTCCTGCAAACCCAGCCGATTACCGCACTGGATGGCGGCAGGTATCTGCTTTGCGGCTATCATGATGTGAAACGCGCGCTCACCGATCTCGAAGCATTCCGTCGTCCGATCGAAGCCTCTATCGCGCGCAGAGAGCCCGGCAGTATGTCCGAGGCGTTTGCGCGCAACAATATGATCGGCCTCAATCCGCCCGATAACACGCGATACCGTCGCGCAATGGCGCGCGCTTTCGCGCCCCGGCGCGTCGAGCAACTGATGCCGGCGATGCAAAAAAGCTGCGACCGGCTGATCGATCAGATGCTGGAAAAGGGCGAATGCGATTTCATCCATGATTTCGCCCTGCCGCTGCCCGTGGCGATCATCTGCCAGATGCTGAACATCCCGCTGGAAGACGAGCATCTGTTTGCCGGCTGGTCGGCCGCCATGCTTGTCGGCCTCGAGCTGTCGGCCGATCCGAATGGACTGGCCGCTGCGGACAAGGCGACCGCGGATTTATACAAATATCTCGAAGAGATCGTGGCCGGTCGACGGAAAAGCCCCGGCGACGATCTGATTTCCACGCTCATCGAGGCGGCCGACGCGGAGAAAATCAGGCCCGAAGAGGTCATCTGGGGTTCCATAACCCTGCTCGTCGCGGGTCATGAAACCACCACCCATCTGCTCGGCAATGGTATGCTCGCGCTGATCCGCAATCCCGATCAGCTGCAATTGCTGCGCGACACGCCCACGCTCGCCGAGAATGCCGTCGAGGAATTCCTGCGTTACGATCCGTCAGTCTATGTGCTGTTTCGGGAAACGTCGGAAAACGTCGCCTTTGGCACGACAAATATTCCCAAGGGCGCCTTCCTGATTCTGTCGCTGGCGGCCGCCAATCGCGATCCATCGGTGTTCGCCGATCCGGATCGGCTGGATATCACCCGTGACAATGCCAAACAGCATCTCGCTTTTGGCGCGGGATTCCATTTGTGCCTTGGTCAGGCAGTCGCGCGGCTGGAGGGGCGAATTGCCTTTGAAACGCTCGTCCGGCGGGTCGGTACGATCGAGTTATCCGGCGAACCGACACCCCGCGATGGCCTGATGTTCACGGGCTATCACAAGATGCCGGTACGCCTGCGCTAA